The genome window GATCGCGGCTTCGATCGTGAGCAGCTGCGTGTTGATGTTCGTGCGGTTCAGCGCGGCGCATTGCGGCGGCAAATCGCCTACGTACGTCGGCGTCACGCCGCTCCGATCGACGAGGCACGGCACTTCGACGCACGCCTCTCGCGGCAGGTTCGTGATGAGGCCGGTGTTCATGACGTTGCCGCCGATCTTGAACGGCACGTTCGTCTCCATCGCCTCGAACATATACGACGCGTATTCATGCGACCGTTGGTGGGTGAGGTTGGCGTCGTTGACGAGTTCGTCGCGCATTTTCCCCCATCTCTCGATTTGGTTTACGCAGCGGCGCGGATATTCGTCCAGCGGAATGTTGAAGCGCTCGATCAGCTCCGGATAGTTCCGCTTAATGAAGTAAGGGTGATATTCCGCGTTATGCTCGGACGACTCCGTAATGTAGTAGCCGAACTTCAGCATCATCTCGAGGCGCACCATGTCGCCGTGTTTTTCCTTCTGCTTTTCGACCGCTCGGCGCTTGATTTCCGGGTACAGGTCGACGCCGTCCTTCGTGACCTCGAGCAGCCACGCCATATGATTGATGCCGGCGATCTTCGCTTGTACGCCTTCCTTGTCGATCCCGAGGTTATCGAACAGATGCGGGATACACGCCTGCACGCTGTGGCACAGACCGACCGTCTTTACGCCGCCGTACGTGTTCATGACGTTCGTGAGCACGGCCATCGGGTTCGTGTAGTTGAGGAACCATGCGTCCGGGCATACTTCCCGAATATCCTTCGCGAAGTCGAGCATGACCGGGATCGTTCGCAAGTTCCGGAAGATGCCGCCGATGCCGACCGTGTCCGCGATCGTCTGGCGCAAGCCGTACTTCTTCGGAATTTCGAAGTCCGTGATCGTGCAAGGATCGTAGCCGCCGACTTGAATCGCGTTGACGACGTACTTGGCGCCGCGGAGCGCTTCCTTCCGGTCGTCGTACGCCTTAATGACGCAAGCGCTGCCGGTCGTCCGCTTCAGGTTGTTGAGCATCATCTCGGAATCTTTCAATCGTTGTTTGTCGATATCGAACAGGGCCAATTCGAAGCCCTGAAGCGCAGGCGTCATCATCGTGTCGCCCAAGACGTTCTTCGCAAATACCGTACTTCCCGCGCCTAGAAACGTAATCTTCGTCAACGTTACCCCTCCAGATCAATGTGCGTTTCTCCTCTTCAAATATAGGCGAATTCCATAGGACTGGGTATGGAGGAAACGAAGAGACATATGGATATTTGTAGTGCGATGGAGTACGATGAAAGAAAACGGCTAGGGGGGCGGCGGATGTTTCCCGAGCATTACAGCTTCGCGAGTTACGTCAATCCGGAGAAGAGCCGGGGCGAAATTACGGTGTTATTCAGCGGAGAAGCGCGTCCGATGGAGCTGCATAACACCGGACCCGGCGTTCACGATTACTATTTATTTCATACCGTCACCGCAGGAAACGGAGATTTTATGTTGGATGGGAAGCGTTACATTTGTGGTGCGGGAGACACCTTCATGATCTTCCCGGGTTCGCTGCACCAATATGTCGCCGCCGCGCGACAGCCATGGGAATACGTATGGGTCGCCTTCCAAGGACATCGATGCGAGCCGCTGCTGCAGCAGCTCGGCCTTACGCCTGAACGCCCCGTCGTCCGGGGGAGCGGGACGCGCAATGCGCTAGCTCTATATCGCCGGCTCAGGAGCTCGCTGCGCGACGCGGAGCATCCGGCGCTCGCCGACCTGGAGGCGGCGGGCTGCCTGCGCCTACTGCTGCGCGAGCTTGCGCTCGCCGAGCCCGATCGTCTGCCGGCGCCCCCGACCGCGGGCACGGCCGCGCGGCGCCAAGTCGAGCAGGCGATGCGCTGGCTCGAGCTGCAATACGCCCAGCCGATCTCGATCGAGCAGCTGTCGAAGTCGCTCGGCTACCACCGTACGCATTTGTCCAAGATGTTCAAGGACGCGATCGGCCTTTCACCGATGCAGTTTTTGATGCAAATTCGTCTGGAACGGGCGAAGTCGCTGCTGCGGAGCCATTGGTCGGTAGAGCAGGTCGCGTCGTCGGTGGGGTTCGCGGATGCGTTATACTTTTCCAAGCAATTTCGGAAGAGGTTCGGCATGTCGCCCACGGAATACCGCCAGCGGCAATGATGGAATGAACGGTCAGTTCTGATTTTGACCGTCTAGTCAGTACTATGGTATGATCGCGTAAAACGTTGCAGCCATTACGCCTCGCAAGTCCCGCATCGAGGAAGTTGTTTAATAGAACGAGGTGAAAACGTGTCCGCGATTCACGATAAGAAAAAACAAATCATCGAAGCTGCGCTCCAGCTGTTCGCCAACAAGGGGTTCCACGAGAC of Paenibacillus antri contains these proteins:
- a CDS encoding alpha-glucosidase/alpha-galactosidase, which codes for MTKITFLGAGSTVFAKNVLGDTMMTPALQGFELALFDIDKQRLKDSEMMLNNLKRTTGSACVIKAYDDRKEALRGAKYVVNAIQVGGYDPCTITDFEIPKKYGLRQTIADTVGIGGIFRNLRTIPVMLDFAKDIREVCPDAWFLNYTNPMAVLTNVMNTYGGVKTVGLCHSVQACIPHLFDNLGIDKEGVQAKIAGINHMAWLLEVTKDGVDLYPEIKRRAVEKQKEKHGDMVRLEMMLKFGYYITESSEHNAEYHPYFIKRNYPELIERFNIPLDEYPRRCVNQIERWGKMRDELVNDANLTHQRSHEYASYMFEAMETNVPFKIGGNVMNTGLITNLPREACVEVPCLVDRSGVTPTYVGDLPPQCAALNRTNINTQLLTIEAAITGKKEHIYHAAMLDPHTSAELSMDDIIAMCDDLIEAHGDWLPQYK
- a CDS encoding AraC family transcriptional regulator, coding for MFPEHYSFASYVNPEKSRGEITVLFSGEARPMELHNTGPGVHDYYLFHTVTAGNGDFMLDGKRYICGAGDTFMIFPGSLHQYVAAARQPWEYVWVAFQGHRCEPLLQQLGLTPERPVVRGSGTRNALALYRRLRSSLRDAEHPALADLEAAGCLRLLLRELALAEPDRLPAPPTAGTAARRQVEQAMRWLELQYAQPISIEQLSKSLGYHRTHLSKMFKDAIGLSPMQFLMQIRLERAKSLLRSHWSVEQVASSVGFADALYFSKQFRKRFGMSPTEYRQRQ